CTCTCGCTGTCGAGCGACGAGGTGGCTTCGTCCAGGATCAGGATCCGCGGGTCGGCCAGCAGCGCCCGCGCGATGGCGATGCGCTGGCGCTGGCCGCCGCTGAGCTTGATCCCCCGCTCGCCCACGATGGTTTCGTAGCCGTCGGGAAACGCCCGGATGAAGTCGTCGGCGTTGGCGATGCGGGCCACCTCCTCGACGTCGGCGCGGGTGGCGTCGGGACGGGCGAAGCGGATGTTGTCGGCCACGGTGCCGTCGAAGAGAAAGTTCTCCTGCAGCACCACGCCCAGCTGCGCGCGGTACTCCGCCAGCCGCAGCTGCGCCAGGTTCCGCCCGTCCACCAGCACGCGCCCCTGCGTGGGCCGGTTGAAGGCCATCACCAGGCTCACTAGCGTGCTCTTGCCCGAGCCGCTGCTCCCCACCAGCGCCGTGGTGGTTCCCGGGGGCGCGTCCAGGTCGATGCCCTTGAGCACCGGCTCGCCCGGGTTGTACTCGTACCACACGTCTTCCAGCCGCACGTGGCCCTGCAGGTGGCCCACCACGCCGCGGTCGTCGTCTTCCTGGTCTTCGGTCTTCATCTCCATCACCTCGCGGATGCGGTCCAGCCCCGCGAAGGCCTCGCTGACCTGCGTGCTGATGGAGGCGATCTGCACCACCGGCGCCGCCAGCAGCCCGGTGAAGAAGACGTACGCGAACAGGTCGCCCAGCGTCATCTGCCCGTCCAGGAGCGCCCGTCCCCCCAACAGGATCAGAGCCACGCTCACCAGCCCGATGACGATGATGGCGAACGAGCCCACCGCCGACACACCCGTGATGGACCGCGCGATGTTGCGGAACAGCCGGTGCGCGCCCCGGGTGAAGACGCGGTCCTCGCGCCGCTCGGTGCCGTACGCCTTGACCACGCGGATTCCGCCCAGCGTTTCCGTGAGCCGGCCGGTGACCTGGGCGTTGATCTCGCCGCGCTCCCGGAAGATGGGGCGGAGGCGCTTGAAGGTGGTGGTCATGGCGGCCGAGAACGCCGCCAGCACCACCATGATGGCCACGGTCAGCTGCCAGTTCAGGTAGAGCAGCGCGGCCAGCGCCAGCACCGCCGTGAACACCCCGCCCACCAGCTGCACGATGCCCGTGCCTACCAGGTTGCGGATGCCCTCGGCGTCGGTCATCACCCGCGACACCAGGACGCCCACCTGGGTGTTGTCGAAGTAGCGGATGGGCAGGCGCGTGATGTGGCGCTGCACGCGGCGCCGCATGCCGGTGATGGCGTGCTGGGCGGTGACGCTGATCACCTGCGACAGGGCGAACGAGGTGACGCCCTGCACCAGCGTGGCCGCCAGCACCGCGCCGGCCAGCGGCACCAGCAGGCTGCCGCGGCCCTTGCCCACCACCTCGTCGATCAGGTACTTGGAGCTGGCGGCCGGCACGAGCCCCGCCAGGCGGCTGACGACCATCAGCGCCAGCCCGATTCCCAGGTACCGGCGGTGCTGCCACATCAGGGCGCGCGCCTCGCGCCAGGCCGCGGCCGAGCGCAGGGCGTTCTGTTTCTTGGTCTTGGTATCGGTCACGTTCGGATTCCCGGAGTCGTTCGGTCGCCCGCGGCCACGGGGCCGCGGGGTGCCTCGAGGGGCGCGGCGACGGCCGGCGCGCCGGTCTGGTCCAGCTGCGCCACGGCGCGCTCCACCTGCGCCGGCCGCAGCCGCCGCACGAGCACGACGGTGGTGAGGGTGGCCGCGATGGCCAAGGCGCCCACGGCCGGGTAGCCCCTGATGGGCGCGTTGCTGCCGCCGCCGCCGGTGATCATCAGCCCGCCCACGGAGGCCGCCAGCCCGGCGGCACCCTGCTGCACCGACGAGTTGAGGCTCATGAAGCTTCCCCGCCGCGCGGGGTGCACCACCCCCGTCACCAGCGCGGTGGCGCTGATCATTCGCCCCGACGCCATGATCATCATCAGCGTGGTGACGGTGAGGATCACCCACAGCGGCGAAACGGGAAGATTGGTGACCACCGCGATGGGCACGATGCTTCCCACGGCCACCCAGGCGAAGACGCGCGCGTGGCCGTAGCGGTCGGCCAGCGGGCCGAACACCGCCGGGCCGGTGACCAGCGTGGCCAGGCCGCCGGCGAAGTAGATCAGGTCCAGCTTGTTCTCGGGCATTCCCACGTTGCCCACCAGGTAGGGGCTGAGGAACGGCACCACCGTAAAGGCCGAGAACATGATGGCCGTCGTCAGCGTGAACGCCTTGACGTGCTCGGGGTCGCGGGCCACCTGCACCAG
Above is a window of Longimicrobium sp. DNA encoding:
- a CDS encoding MFS transporter, with amino-acid sequence LVLSGVTGVILVLGTWLLPPMNAHLAHRREGNVFRDLVQVARDPEHVKAFTLTTAIMFSAFTVVPFLSPYLVGNVGMPENKLDLIYFAGGLATLVTGPAVFGPLADRYGHARVFAWVAVGSIVPIAVVTNLPVSPLWVILTVTTLMMIMASGRMISATALVTGVVHPARRGSFMSLNSSVQQGAAGLAASVGGLMITGGGGSNAPIRGYPAVGALAIAATLTTVVLVRRLRPAQVERAVAQLDQTGAPAVAAPLEAPRGPVAAGDRTTPGIRT
- a CDS encoding ABC transporter ATP-binding protein, whose translation is MTDTKTKKQNALRSAAAWREARALMWQHRRYLGIGLALMVVSRLAGLVPAASSKYLIDEVVGKGRGSLLVPLAGAVLAATLVQGVTSFALSQVISVTAQHAITGMRRRVQRHITRLPIRYFDNTQVGVLVSRVMTDAEGIRNLVGTGIVQLVGGVFTAVLALAALLYLNWQLTVAIMVVLAAFSAAMTTTFKRLRPIFRERGEINAQVTGRLTETLGGIRVVKAYGTERREDRVFTRGAHRLFRNIARSITGVSAVGSFAIIVIGLVSVALILLGGRALLDGQMTLGDLFAYVFFTGLLAAPVVQIASISTQVSEAFAGLDRIREVMEMKTEDQEDDDRGVVGHLQGHVRLEDVWYEYNPGEPVLKGIDLDAPPGTTTALVGSSGSGKSTLVSLVMAFNRPTQGRVLVDGRNLAQLRLAEYRAQLGVVLQENFLFDGTVADNIRFARPDATRADVEEVARIANADDFIRAFPDGYETIVGERGIKLSGGQRQRIAIARALLADPRILILDEATSSLDSESEYKIQEGLRRLREGRTSFVIAHRLSTIRSADQILVLEHGAVVERGSHAQLMALGGRYRELHDRQYAFEHDRFINPGEDFTPEPDFTAAVAK